A region from the Spirochaeta thermophila DSM 6192 genome encodes:
- a CDS encoding winged-helix domain-containing protein, which translates to MKKITDKTPHIPLPSLERLASLYSALEEAGERGTTHLSSRDLGSMLGYPPHLVRKDISTLLKATQPGGNLGEGPRGYPVEALLSLLTTAFGLQTRRRACIVGLGRLGSALLHYSEQALPEYELIAGFDSNTNRLELISTPIPLYPAFRIPEVVRREGIEVGILAVPPESVDTSVERLRAGGIRGIVNFTSRPIPREEGVWVRAISLRAEMRVLSALLMAGDHPTKGALR; encoded by the coding sequence GTGAAAAAAATCACAGATAAGACGCCCCACATCCCCCTCCCCTCCCTCGAGCGGCTCGCATCCCTCTACAGCGCTCTCGAAGAGGCGGGAGAGAGGGGAACCACACACCTCTCTTCGCGCGACCTCGGCAGTATGCTGGGCTACCCTCCCCACCTGGTGCGCAAGGACATAAGCACACTCCTCAAGGCCACCCAGCCGGGGGGAAACCTGGGTGAGGGTCCCCGCGGGTATCCGGTGGAGGCCCTCCTCTCCCTCCTCACCACGGCCTTTGGTCTTCAGACCCGCAGAAGGGCGTGCATCGTGGGCCTCGGCCGGCTCGGGAGCGCCCTCCTCCACTACAGCGAGCAGGCCCTTCCCGAGTACGAGCTTATCGCGGGCTTCGACAGCAACACCAACCGGCTCGAGCTCATCTCCACCCCCATCCCGCTCTATCCCGCCTTCCGCATCCCCGAGGTGGTGCGCCGCGAAGGGATAGAGGTGGGTATCCTCGCCGTGCCTCCCGAGTCGGTGGACACCTCGGTGGAGCGCCTCAGGGCGGGCGGGATACGCGGGATCGTCAATTTCACCTCACGGCCCATCCCCCGGGAGGAAGGGGTATGGGTGCGTGCCATATCGCTGCGCGCAGAGATGCGCGTGCTCTCCGCCCTCCTTATGGCGGGCGACCATCCCACGAAAGGAGCACTCCGATGA
- the serC gene encoding 3-phosphoserine/phosphohydroxythreonine transaminase, whose translation MRLERVYNFSAGPSVLPEEVLKKAADEMLVYRDAGMSVMEMSHRSKAFERIIGGTEERLRRLLDIPDDYAVLFLQGGASLQFAMVPMNLMGRTGKGGYVDTGHWSSRAIKEAGLFGEVEVVASSADRGYTTIPEIPPLPEGLSYLHITTNNTIYGTRYTSLPATGDAPLVADASSHILSEPVDIRSFGIYYAGAQKNLGPAGVTVVIIRKDLVGGHLPHTPTMLRYDIHVEKRSLYNTPPCYAIYMVGLVLEWVERQGGVQAMYERNLEKAELLYRFLDESDLFTTKVEPAYRSLMNVPFFLPTEELTATFLEEAEERGLVNLKGHRSVGGLRASIYNAMPKEGVEALVAFMKDFERRYGRRR comes from the coding sequence ATGAGACTCGAACGCGTGTACAACTTCTCTGCGGGCCCCTCGGTCCTTCCCGAGGAGGTGCTCAAGAAGGCAGCCGACGAGATGCTCGTCTACCGCGACGCGGGGATGTCGGTGATGGAGATGTCACACCGCTCAAAGGCCTTCGAGCGGATCATAGGCGGGACCGAGGAGCGGCTCCGCAGGCTCTTGGACATCCCGGACGACTACGCGGTCCTCTTCCTGCAGGGCGGCGCCTCGCTCCAGTTCGCCATGGTGCCCATGAACCTCATGGGGCGCACGGGGAAGGGGGGGTACGTGGACACAGGACACTGGTCGAGCCGCGCGATCAAGGAGGCGGGGCTGTTCGGCGAGGTAGAGGTGGTCGCCTCCTCGGCCGACAGGGGCTACACCACTATCCCCGAGATCCCGCCCCTTCCCGAAGGGCTCTCCTATCTCCACATCACCACCAACAACACGATCTACGGCACCCGTTACACCTCGCTGCCGGCGACAGGGGATGCGCCCCTCGTGGCCGACGCCTCATCCCACATCCTCTCCGAGCCGGTGGACATCCGGTCCTTCGGGATCTACTACGCAGGGGCGCAGAAGAACCTGGGGCCGGCCGGGGTGACCGTGGTGATCATCCGGAAGGACCTGGTGGGCGGACACCTCCCGCACACACCCACCATGCTCCGGTACGACATCCACGTGGAGAAGCGGTCCCTCTACAACACCCCGCCGTGCTACGCCATCTACATGGTGGGTCTCGTGCTCGAGTGGGTGGAACGCCAGGGGGGTGTCCAGGCCATGTACGAGCGGAACCTTGAGAAGGCGGAGCTCCTCTACCGCTTCCTCGACGAGTCCGATCTGTTCACCACCAAGGTGGAGCCTGCCTACCGCTCGCTCATGAACGTCCCCTTCTTCCTCCCCACCGAGGAGCTCACCGCCACCTTCCTCGAGGAGGCCGAGGAGCGAGGGCTGGTGAACCTCAAAGGGCACAGGAGCGTGGGAGGACTGAGGGCGAGCATCTACAATGCCATGCCCAAAGAAGGAGTGGAGGCACTGGTGGCCTTCATGAAGGACTTCGAACGACGGTATGGAAGGAGGCGGTGA
- a CDS encoding Ig-like domain-containing protein, whose protein sequence is MNVDQSTDEPVITISSPSDGGFAGAGQVLSGTVADDDKVDVTSIQVRYSTDGGTTWSSWVSPDSVTGTGKNVSFTYILPDLGADGLKQIEVRGSDDPSAKLGSNPTAVTATEGPLSFTYDTTSPVVSVSEPTEGDTFDSTFVASGSVTEAHLQIVRVKMDTDSWQELTPTGSAPDYSWTYDLGASFDGLSEGAHSFTVEAVDVVGQTSAVQVTFYKDTTGPAVIFTSIQEGGNTILTSMNPVVAGSISDDYSNIASQIEYRIDGADPDPWQQAGVTGSGKTVTFSIDVSSLSDGQHDIDIRATDVLGNQTEVLDVQFRIDRAAPSLSITAPPEGTVYGTVSSGEVFTLTGTASDALLDAVSADLEGTPLSNGGSSTVWSFDVDKTLFDALSEGPHTIQVTATDLAGRSTLLTWQFVKDAQAPVISFSNINEDGSTVLQDASPVINGAVSDTYGVGSIETRIERYDYSASSWSLVEDWTSAGDPAGATVYVWSKDLGPSGLNLGAGRYRISVRATDMAQNTANQAEKSDIEFAIDQQAPQLSIDALDMYQNGDFLLTGTASDDGAVASVKIKVDDTDFSTGAVDATYDNGTGTWQVTVPTTGLSSGDHTVYVQVEDSAGKTVMLNKPFVFDSDPPAVTILEPASQTRVNGEVTIRGTASDNVAVSTVEYRFGKNATTWQTSGLSGLYSWSYTFAQIESYANDTYATEIDPATGNPQSGTNVWALPFQVRVTDVAGNAYEELSYELWIDPDMDTPLVYITSHSNNQTVGGTVRLAGYATDDDWVYDVEYRVDPTGTGSGFGSWTSANRIGAGTQVNWYVNLNEDGSLNPPPGEINEVLVEVRAVDSKDNGLSRGIEGDVASIRLRFDSNVPVIEDVEVLKADSTRVPYTAGERVAGTFTVEAVMRDEGGLSKIEWRGEGTTLFTDVLSDPTVVTTPPEVGASEIRAGVKYLITSVGTTDFTAIGASSNEVGITFTATGSGTGTGTAYMAVTPPLVPATELVAGEAYAIFDPGTTDWTAAGAPDNSIGTPFVATGAGTGDGIAFRIVAATELAVGEIYRIYEPGATDWTAVGAPDNNAGTTFTATGAGSGDGFAIEPEKLSFVYRFHLQLDSTTLNSGAYDATSGFYQLDLRVTDNASPTPYMSQQSLNLQIDNYYPAGEYLASPNAATAEYYIQGRAWDSGTGSGPIQGIGAVVLYFERDGSFIDLAGGAGSWTTRYVKDESAGGTYQDVTFPADTASGIWVDTNEIGVDIDGDGYVEGFSTDGIYKNWYAIYDTTVLADGPVTLHYVVIDGAGNATHYTQDLYIQNNIPQIDGVVIGTDLDNSGTIDPSETKLYNTNYETTGFTVRNNYLQFQINASSGNGQLHYRVGYVTGTTSVPASSLVRGGVYTIETVGDTDWTKLGAPANQAGITFVATGPGTGSGTAISYTTTELNATLTSNVVDVTDFTSIPDSSAPNDRQFIIKVYDSTVPAGGEDEQLASAVLVGLTVDNTDEAAPEIAVADMGQTYTIAEAYADRVLQAVDAYEDNIVTSADGTRHGYVQYAAASSDTDADVSGKVIFMGKAYDNQNMNRIRVQITGYDGGNGVGQPFDIAVASGGTLVSANGATIADVEAGTAAWAFEIAPGSESLTVDNGHVINWRFAWNTATVQNVAQDDVTLTFNVEDSAGNTGTAVSYTVDVRPYITDVQRDPANFNTYRSRYGWYSLRRGETVVVRGFNLYNSTADTVSFGGASVNLPSSATTTSFSVTVPTSAVSGAITLTVNGLEALNNINDNTEPYNQEYDPADPRSALWTDDRYAHIWQSNDTTGTFDSGYFPESDTPVHPAMTIDPSTGTLYASWSHYASCRVYRAAIDDGARTTVFRIYDPSEHTDIDYGVRPVIAYNANYYDGASTYGGLYVWDPQAPYQFTSGGVNDYFYEGENMGHDHYLMQFINERVVTVGDNIHVSYYDTETKALKYMYIQSGDTSTAEHSWVNLDGGSDGDDTQVVSTGRVSAAGEFSAIDVTPAGYPVIAYYDISRQTVRIARATSTTPTTAADWVLQDVIGTSDPNYRYSGKYISMRIDSQGYVHLAFFRVSTGDLIYMKSTNNPQDGTTAYTFGPTVVVDSEGSVGIWADISLTDDDRPVITYLDFSLVNTFDGLKMAFYDPALERESGDVAGEPDTSDGWETMYAALGYDIDNKRLSMEYDTNDHNAWWAAIGYASSDYYRVAYYVK, encoded by the coding sequence ATGAACGTAGACCAGAGTACCGATGAGCCGGTGATCACGATCTCAAGCCCCAGTGACGGTGGGTTTGCCGGCGCAGGACAGGTACTGAGCGGCACAGTGGCGGACGACGACAAGGTGGATGTGACGAGCATCCAGGTGCGGTACTCCACCGATGGAGGGACTACGTGGAGTTCATGGGTCTCGCCCGATTCGGTGACCGGTACTGGAAAAAATGTGAGCTTCACCTACATCCTTCCCGACCTCGGTGCCGATGGGTTGAAGCAGATCGAGGTGAGGGGGAGCGACGACCCTTCCGCCAAGCTTGGGAGCAACCCCACTGCAGTGACGGCCACTGAAGGACCTCTCAGCTTTACCTATGATACCACCAGCCCCGTGGTGAGTGTGAGCGAACCTACGGAAGGCGACACATTTGACAGTACTTTTGTTGCCTCAGGTTCGGTGACAGAAGCGCACCTGCAGATCGTTCGGGTGAAGATGGATACCGACTCTTGGCAGGAGCTCACGCCCACAGGGAGTGCGCCTGACTACTCATGGACGTACGATCTAGGGGCGAGCTTTGATGGCCTTTCTGAGGGAGCTCACTCCTTCACGGTAGAGGCGGTGGATGTGGTGGGTCAGACTTCCGCGGTCCAGGTCACGTTTTACAAGGATACCACAGGTCCGGCTGTCATCTTCACGAGCATCCAGGAGGGAGGGAATACTATCCTCACCTCCATGAACCCGGTAGTCGCAGGGAGCATCTCTGACGATTACTCGAACATCGCTTCTCAGATAGAGTACCGTATCGACGGAGCCGATCCTGATCCTTGGCAGCAGGCCGGTGTGACCGGGTCGGGTAAGACGGTCACCTTCAGCATCGATGTGAGCAGCCTCTCCGATGGTCAGCACGATATCGATATAAGGGCAACTGATGTCCTCGGTAACCAGACCGAGGTATTGGATGTACAGTTCAGGATAGATCGTGCCGCTCCCTCCCTCTCCATTACAGCTCCTCCAGAGGGAACGGTCTACGGCACGGTGAGCTCTGGTGAGGTCTTCACCCTCACCGGCACGGCCTCCGACGCCCTCCTCGATGCCGTGAGCGCCGATCTCGAGGGCACACCTCTGAGCAACGGTGGTTCCTCCACGGTCTGGTCGTTCGATGTCGACAAGACCCTCTTTGATGCTCTCTCGGAAGGTCCTCACACCATCCAGGTGACGGCCACGGATCTCGCCGGGAGGAGTACGCTCCTCACTTGGCAGTTCGTGAAAGACGCTCAGGCGCCTGTCATCTCGTTCAGCAACATCAACGAGGATGGGAGCACGGTGCTTCAGGACGCCTCGCCTGTGATAAACGGTGCTGTCTCTGACACGTATGGGGTGGGCTCCATCGAGACGAGGATAGAACGGTACGACTACTCCGCCTCGTCCTGGAGTCTCGTGGAGGACTGGACGAGTGCAGGTGATCCGGCCGGGGCCACGGTGTATGTGTGGAGCAAGGACCTCGGCCCCTCCGGGCTTAACCTTGGTGCAGGGCGGTATCGCATCTCGGTGAGGGCCACCGACATGGCCCAGAATACCGCGAACCAGGCCGAAAAGTCCGATATAGAGTTCGCTATAGACCAGCAGGCTCCTCAGCTCAGCATAGATGCGCTTGACATGTATCAGAACGGCGACTTCCTCCTCACGGGGACGGCTTCCGACGATGGGGCCGTGGCGAGTGTGAAGATAAAAGTGGACGATACCGACTTCTCCACCGGTGCTGTGGATGCCACCTATGACAACGGCACGGGTACGTGGCAGGTTACGGTCCCCACTACCGGCCTCTCCTCCGGGGATCACACCGTGTACGTGCAGGTGGAGGACAGTGCAGGCAAGACAGTGATGCTCAACAAGCCCTTTGTGTTCGACAGCGATCCGCCTGCGGTCACCATTCTTGAGCCTGCCTCTCAGACCAGGGTGAACGGCGAGGTGACGATACGGGGCACGGCCTCGGACAACGTGGCGGTCTCCACGGTGGAGTACCGATTCGGCAAGAACGCCACCACCTGGCAGACGAGCGGGCTCTCGGGGCTCTACAGCTGGAGCTACACCTTCGCTCAGATCGAGTCCTATGCCAATGATACCTATGCTACAGAGATCGATCCTGCCACAGGGAATCCCCAGAGCGGTACCAATGTGTGGGCCCTCCCCTTCCAGGTGAGGGTCACCGACGTGGCGGGGAATGCCTATGAGGAGCTCTCCTACGAGCTCTGGATCGATCCTGACATGGACACCCCTCTGGTCTACATCACGAGCCACAGCAACAACCAGACCGTGGGCGGCACGGTGCGGCTTGCAGGGTATGCTACCGACGACGACTGGGTCTACGATGTGGAGTATCGTGTGGATCCCACGGGCACGGGCTCTGGCTTTGGCTCATGGACCAGTGCGAACAGGATAGGGGCGGGCACCCAGGTGAACTGGTATGTGAACCTCAATGAGGACGGGTCCCTCAATCCTCCTCCGGGCGAGATAAACGAGGTCCTGGTAGAGGTGAGGGCTGTAGACAGCAAAGACAACGGGCTTAGTCGCGGTATAGAAGGAGATGTGGCGAGCATTCGCCTCAGATTCGACAGCAACGTGCCGGTGATTGAGGATGTGGAGGTGCTCAAGGCCGATAGCACGAGGGTGCCGTACACCGCAGGCGAGCGTGTGGCGGGGACCTTCACCGTGGAGGCGGTGATGAGGGACGAGGGCGGTCTCTCCAAGATCGAGTGGAGGGGTGAGGGGACTACGCTCTTCACCGATGTGCTCTCGGATCCCACGGTGGTGACCACCCCGCCCGAGGTGGGCGCCTCCGAGATACGGGCCGGGGTGAAGTACCTCATCACCTCGGTGGGTACCACTGATTTCACGGCCATAGGGGCGAGCTCCAACGAGGTGGGGATCACCTTCACCGCCACAGGATCTGGAACCGGTACCGGCACGGCCTACATGGCCGTCACCCCGCCCCTCGTGCCTGCAACCGAGCTGGTGGCCGGTGAAGCCTACGCCATCTTCGATCCCGGCACCACCGACTGGACCGCAGCGGGTGCGCCCGACAACAGCATAGGCACACCGTTCGTTGCAACCGGTGCGGGTACAGGCGACGGCATCGCCTTCCGGATTGTGGCAGCTACGGAGCTCGCGGTAGGCGAGATCTACCGGATCTATGAGCCCGGTGCCACCGACTGGACGGCAGTAGGGGCACCCGACAACAACGCAGGCACCACCTTTACGGCCACAGGTGCTGGTAGTGGTGATGGCTTTGCCATAGAGCCGGAGAAGCTTAGCTTCGTGTATCGCTTCCACCTCCAGCTTGACTCTACCACCCTCAATAGCGGGGCCTACGACGCTACGAGCGGGTTCTACCAGCTCGACCTCAGGGTGACCGACAACGCCTCGCCCACGCCCTACATGAGCCAGCAGAGCCTCAACCTCCAGATCGACAACTACTATCCTGCGGGTGAGTACCTGGCCTCTCCCAATGCTGCCACCGCCGAGTACTACATCCAGGGGAGGGCCTGGGACAGCGGTACCGGGTCGGGACCCATCCAAGGGATTGGGGCAGTGGTCCTCTACTTCGAACGAGACGGCTCCTTCATCGACCTCGCAGGGGGGGCTGGTTCCTGGACAACCCGCTACGTGAAGGATGAGTCCGCAGGAGGGACGTACCAGGACGTGACCTTCCCGGCCGATACGGCGAGCGGTATCTGGGTGGATACGAACGAGATCGGTGTGGACATAGACGGTGACGGCTACGTGGAAGGATTCTCCACGGATGGCATCTACAAGAACTGGTATGCGATCTACGATACCACGGTGCTCGCTGATGGGCCTGTCACCCTCCACTACGTGGTCATCGATGGGGCAGGCAACGCCACGCACTACACCCAGGACCTCTACATCCAGAACAACATCCCGCAGATAGACGGTGTAGTGATAGGGACCGACCTCGACAACAGTGGCACCATCGATCCCAGCGAGACCAAGCTCTACAACACCAACTACGAGACCACCGGGTTCACGGTGCGCAACAACTACCTCCAGTTCCAGATCAACGCCTCCTCCGGTAACGGGCAGCTCCACTACCGCGTGGGCTACGTCACCGGGACGACGAGCGTGCCGGCCTCGAGCCTCGTGAGGGGTGGTGTGTACACCATAGAGACCGTAGGGGATACCGACTGGACCAAGCTCGGGGCCCCTGCGAACCAGGCGGGTATCACCTTTGTGGCTACAGGTCCGGGCACAGGCTCAGGTACGGCCATCTCCTACACCACCACCGAGCTCAACGCCACCCTCACCAGCAACGTGGTGGACGTCACTGACTTCACGAGCATCCCGGACTCGAGCGCTCCCAACGACCGGCAGTTCATCATCAAGGTGTACGACTCTACCGTACCGGCAGGTGGAGAGGACGAGCAGCTCGCAAGCGCCGTGCTCGTAGGCCTCACGGTGGACAACACCGATGAAGCGGCCCCGGAGATCGCGGTGGCAGATATGGGTCAGACCTACACCATCGCCGAGGCCTATGCCGACAGGGTGCTCCAGGCTGTGGACGCCTACGAAGACAACATCGTCACCTCGGCCGACGGTACGCGCCACGGCTACGTGCAGTACGCCGCTGCGAGCAGCGATACCGATGCGGATGTGAGCGGTAAGGTGATCTTCATGGGCAAGGCCTACGACAACCAGAACATGAACCGCATCCGGGTCCAGATCACAGGATATGATGGCGGAAACGGTGTGGGACAACCCTTTGACATCGCAGTAGCCTCCGGTGGCACCCTCGTCTCGGCCAACGGTGCGACCATTGCCGACGTGGAAGCGGGGACCGCTGCCTGGGCCTTTGAGATTGCCCCGGGGAGCGAGTCCCTCACCGTGGACAACGGACACGTGATCAACTGGAGGTTCGCATGGAACACCGCGACCGTGCAGAACGTGGCACAGGATGACGTGACGCTCACCTTCAACGTAGAGGATAGCGCGGGGAATACAGGCACGGCTGTGAGCTACACGGTGGATGTACGACCCTACATCACCGATGTGCAGCGCGATCCCGCCAACTTCAACACCTATCGATCAAGGTACGGGTGGTACTCCCTGCGGAGAGGCGAGACCGTGGTGGTGAGAGGATTCAACCTCTACAACTCCACTGCCGATACCGTGAGCTTTGGCGGTGCGAGCGTGAACCTCCCCTCGAGTGCCACCACCACCTCCTTCTCGGTGACCGTGCCCACGAGCGCCGTCTCCGGTGCCATCACCCTTACGGTGAACGGGCTTGAGGCCCTCAACAACATCAACGACAACACCGAGCCCTACAACCAGGAGTACGATCCTGCGGACCCGCGCTCGGCCCTTTGGACCGACGACCGCTATGCTCACATCTGGCAGTCCAACGATACCACGGGGACTTTCGATAGTGGTTACTTCCCGGAGAGCGATACCCCGGTGCATCCTGCCATGACCATAGATCCTTCAACAGGAACTCTGTATGCAAGTTGGTCTCACTATGCCTCTTGCCGGGTCTACCGAGCGGCGATAGATGATGGAGCGCGAACCACCGTATTCCGTATCTACGACCCTTCTGAGCACACCGACATCGACTACGGTGTACGACCGGTCATCGCCTACAATGCGAACTACTATGACGGCGCCTCTACCTACGGTGGACTCTACGTCTGGGATCCTCAGGCTCCGTATCAGTTCACTTCTGGAGGAGTAAATGATTACTTCTATGAAGGAGAGAACATGGGGCACGACCACTACCTCATGCAGTTCATCAATGAGCGAGTGGTGACGGTTGGGGATAACATCCACGTCAGCTACTACGATACGGAGACCAAGGCCCTCAAGTACATGTACATCCAGAGCGGCGACACAAGCACCGCAGAGCACTCCTGGGTCAATCTCGACGGAGGATCCGATGGTGATGATACCCAAGTGGTCTCCACCGGTCGGGTCTCTGCTGCAGGTGAGTTCAGCGCCATCGACGTGACGCCGGCAGGGTATCCGGTGATCGCCTACTACGACATATCCCGCCAGACCGTGCGGATCGCCAGGGCCACGAGCACCACGCCCACCACTGCGGCCGACTGGGTGCTCCAGGACGTCATCGGCACCTCCGATCCCAACTACCGCTATTCCGGGAAGTACATCTCCATGCGGATCGACAGTCAGGGCTATGTGCACCTCGCCTTCTTCAGGGTGAGCACAGGCGACCTCATCTACATGAAGTCCACCAACAACCCGCAGGACGGGACCACGGCCTACACCTTCGGTCCTACCGTGGTGGTCGACAGCGAGGGCTCGGTGGGGATCTGGGCCGACATCTCCCTCACGGACGACGACAGGCCGGTGATCACCTACCTCGACTTCTCCCTGGTGAACACCTTCGATGGGCTCAAGATGGCCTTCTACGATCCTGCACTCGAACGAGAGAGCGGGGATGTGGCAGGTGAGCCGGATACCTCTGACGGGTGGGAGACCATGTACGCAGCCCTCGGGTACGACATCGACAACAAGCGGCTGAGCATGGAGTACGACACGAACGACCACAACGCCTGGTGGGCTGCGATAGGGTATGCCTCGAGTGACTACTACCGGGTGGCCTACTACGTAAAGTAA